A window from Ignavibacteriota bacterium encodes these proteins:
- the hisA gene encoding 1-(5-phosphoribosyl)-5-[(5-phosphoribosylamino)methylideneamino]imidazole-4-carboxamide isomerase, with translation MLIIPAIDIIDGKVVRLSKGEYNSIVSYNKTPLEQAKIYNELGFEWLHVVDLSGSKDGKINTIKIIEEIKNKTNLKIEFGGGIRTKVDVVELNKLGVDGIIIGSLSITDKKEFESIFTKVIPQKIIIAADVLDYIIRIKGWTENSEVHLFDHIEYCNKLGIANYLCTDIDVDGMLTGPNYNLYKSILAKYPKIKLTASGGVSSIHDIIKLAEIQVRGVVIGKAIYENKINLEELAKLAV, from the coding sequence ATGTTAATTATTCCGGCAATAGATATAATTGATGGAAAAGTTGTTCGACTTTCAAAAGGAGAATACAATTCAATTGTAAGCTATAATAAAACTCCTCTTGAACAAGCCAAAATTTATAATGAACTTGGATTCGAATGGCTTCATGTTGTTGATCTGTCAGGCTCAAAAGATGGCAAAATAAATACGATTAAAATTATTGAAGAAATTAAAAATAAAACAAATCTGAAAATTGAGTTCGGGGGAGGAATAAGAACAAAGGTAGATGTTGTTGAATTAAATAAACTAGGAGTTGATGGAATAATTATTGGATCGCTTTCAATTACTGATAAAAAAGAGTTTGAATCAATATTTACCAAAGTGATTCCCCAGAAAATTATTATTGCTGCAGACGTTTTGGATTACATAATTAGAATTAAAGGCTGGACGGAAAATTCTGAAGTTCATCTTTTCGATCACATTGAATATTGCAATAAATTGGGAATTGCTAACTATTTATGCACCGATATTGACGTTGATGGAATGTTAACCGGACCAAATTACAATTTATATAAATCAATTCTTGCGAAGTATCCAAAGATAAAACTAACAGCTTCCGGTGGAGTAAGCAGTATTCATGATATAATAAAATTAGCTGAAATACAAGTAAGGGGAGTTGTAATTGGTAAAGCAATTTATGAAAATAAAATAAATTTAGAGGAGTTGGCAAAACTTGCTGTGTAA
- a CDS encoding SufE family protein codes for MSVIDEQNKIVKEFSDLIEWEDKYSLLIKMGKELGDLDPEIKIDKNKISGCQSQVWMHAKLEDGKMQIVGDSDAMIVKGLVALLIKVYSNQKPDDILSSPPKFLNEIGIDKHLSPTRKNGLGAMLKQIQLFAIAFKTLGK; via the coding sequence ATGTCTGTAATTGATGAGCAAAATAAAATTGTAAAAGAATTTTCTGATCTAATAGAATGGGAAGATAAATATTCATTATTAATTAAAATGGGTAAAGAACTTGGTGATTTAGATCCAGAAATTAAAATTGATAAAAACAAAATTTCCGGTTGTCAATCGCAAGTTTGGATGCATGCAAAATTAGAAGATGGAAAAATGCAAATTGTTGGCGATAGCGATGCGATGATTGTTAAAGGTTTAGTTGCACTTTTAATCAAAGTTTATTCAAATCAAAAACCGGATGATATTCTTTCATCACCGCCAAAATTCCTAAATGAAATTGGAATTGATAAACATCTTTCTCCAACTCGCAAAAATGGATTGGGTGCAATGTTAAAACAAATTCAATTATTTGCAATTGCATTTAAAACATTAGGTAAATAA
- the hisD gene encoding histidinol dehydrogenase — protein sequence MKTIIFNKLTQNQKTKLLQRPSIDMSKTYQIVQPILVDIKKNGLKSVLSYSKKFDGFSGKQIRVTESEFIQSEKIVSNEFKKAVKIAVKNITKFHKLQFPKKYSIENMKGVNCSREFRAIENVGLYIPGGTAILPSTLMMLAIPAKIAGCKRIVVCSPTNKNITAEVLYVAKFLGINEFYKVGGAQSIGLMAYGTNKINKVDKIFGPGNQFVAAAKALVSIDPNGCAIDMIAGPSEVLVIADKSANPKFIASDLLSQAEHGNDSQVILCTTNKDFCKKVIDEINKQTENLERKDFVKKSLENSFVIVFENIDTAIEFSNSYAPEHLILNFKNAKSKLSNIHNAGSVFIGQYSPESVGDYASGTNHSLPTYGYAKSIGGVSVEQFMKGITFQELSKDGLRNISKTVIELANKEKLQAHANAVKIRLEQ from the coding sequence ATGAAAACAATAATATTTAATAAACTAACTCAAAATCAAAAAACAAAACTTTTGCAGCGTCCATCAATTGATATGTCAAAAACGTATCAAATTGTTCAGCCAATTTTGGTGGATATAAAAAAAAATGGATTAAAAAGTGTTTTAAGTTATTCAAAAAAGTTTGATGGATTTTCCGGCAAACAAATTAGAGTAACCGAAAGTGAATTTATCCAAAGTGAAAAGATTGTTTCAAATGAATTTAAAAAAGCAGTAAAAATTGCGGTAAAAAATATTACTAAATTTCACAAATTGCAGTTTCCTAAAAAATATTCTATCGAAAACATGAAAGGAGTAAATTGCTCACGAGAATTTAGAGCGATTGAAAATGTTGGACTTTACATTCCCGGTGGAACCGCAATACTTCCATCAACATTGATGATGCTGGCAATTCCAGCAAAAATTGCCGGATGTAAAAGAATAGTAGTTTGTTCTCCGACAAATAAAAATATTACCGCTGAAGTTTTGTATGTTGCAAAATTTTTAGGAATAAATGAATTCTACAAAGTCGGCGGAGCTCAATCAATTGGACTAATGGCTTACGGAACAAACAAAATTAATAAAGTTGATAAAATATTTGGTCCTGGAAATCAATTTGTTGCAGCGGCTAAAGCGCTTGTCAGTATTGATCCAAACGGATGTGCAATTGATATGATTGCTGGTCCAAGTGAAGTTTTAGTAATTGCTGATAAATCTGCAAATCCAAAATTTATTGCATCAGATTTACTTTCTCAAGCAGAGCATGGAAATGATTCACAGGTAATTCTTTGCACAACAAATAAAGATTTCTGTAAAAAAGTTATTGATGAAATAAATAAACAAACTGAAAATCTTGAGCGAAAAGACTTTGTAAAAAAATCATTAGAAAATTCATTTGTAATTGTATTTGAAAATATTGATACAGCAATTGAATTCAGTAATTCTTATGCACCGGAACATCTAATTCTGAATTTTAAAAATGCAAAATCAAAATTATCAAATATTCATAATGCCGGTTCAGTATTCATTGGACAATATTCACCGGAAAGTGTTGGAGATTATGCATCCGGAACAAATCATTCACTTCCAACATATGGTTATGCAAAATCAATAGGTGGAGTTTCAGTTGAACAATTCATGAAAGGAATTACATTTCAAGAATTGAGCAAAGACGGATTAAGAAACATATCAAAAACAGTAATTGAATTAGCAAATAAAGAAAAATTACAAGCTCATGCAAATGCAGTAAAAATAAGGCTCGAACAATGA
- a CDS encoding MFS transporter produces the protein MNLWKSLNGLPKNIWLICAVTLINRSGTMVFPFLALYLTQEIGVTPGKAGLVITFYGIGALISAPFSGKLSDKLGPITMMKFSLLFSGILFFIYSIFDNYVLISITSVILAIVSEAFRPAGMAFISNEVTVEQRKPAYALYRLTINLGMSIGPVIGGLLSSIDFHLLFFVDGITSIAAGIFLIFAKWDFKPKISIEEENNKFNSDKKKVWMDFQFMYFLIAALPVFMVFLQHFSSMPLFVVEQLKFTTATFGLLTAINTVIIIFVEVPLNSLMSKWEDWKGLTLGSILTAIGFGGMAFTNDIYGLIITIIIWTFGEMIFFPAAASFATEISPENRRGEYMGFYQMMFSLAFTIAPWSGTKIYEIYGSQILWTFTFVSGIASALLFIRLRKN, from the coding sequence ATGAATCTCTGGAAAAGTCTTAACGGTTTACCCAAAAATATTTGGCTAATTTGTGCAGTAACATTGATTAACAGATCCGGCACAATGGTTTTTCCGTTTCTTGCACTTTACTTAACTCAAGAAATTGGTGTAACACCGGGAAAAGCTGGATTGGTAATAACTTTTTACGGAATTGGTGCACTTATTTCCGCGCCTTTCTCCGGAAAATTAAGCGATAAATTAGGTCCGATTACAATGATGAAATTTTCCCTTTTATTTTCCGGAATTTTGTTTTTCATCTATTCAATTTTTGATAATTATGTTTTAATTAGCATTACAAGTGTAATTTTAGCAATAGTTTCGGAAGCATTTCGTCCAGCCGGAATGGCATTTATTTCAAATGAAGTTACGGTTGAACAGAGAAAACCAGCTTACGCACTTTATCGTTTAACAATTAATTTAGGTATGAGTATTGGACCGGTAATTGGCGGACTTTTAAGTTCAATCGATTTTCATTTGCTTTTTTTTGTAGATGGAATAACTTCAATAGCGGCGGGAATATTTTTAATTTTTGCCAAATGGGATTTTAAACCTAAGATTAGCATTGAAGAAGAAAATAATAAATTTAATTCTGATAAGAAAAAAGTTTGGATGGATTTTCAATTTATGTATTTCCTGATTGCTGCATTACCCGTTTTTATGGTTTTTCTTCAGCACTTTAGTTCAATGCCATTATTTGTTGTTGAGCAGTTAAAATTTACAACTGCAACTTTTGGATTATTAACAGCAATAAACACAGTAATTATAATTTTTGTTGAAGTTCCTTTAAATTCATTAATGAGTAAGTGGGAAGATTGGAAAGGGTTAACTTTGGGTTCCATACTTACGGCTATTGGCTTTGGTGGAATGGCTTTTACAAATGATATTTATGGATTAATTATCACAATTATTATTTGGACTTTTGGCGAAATGATTTTCTTTCCCGCAGCTGCATCTTTTGCAACAGAAATTTCTCCGGAAAATAGACGAGGAGAATATATGGGATTTTATCAAATGATGTTTAGTTTGGCGTTTACTATTGCACCTTGGAGCGGAACAAAAATTTATGAAATTTATGGCTCACAAATTTTATGGACATTTACTTTTGTTTCTGGAATTGCTTCTGCATTATTATTTATTCGTTTAAGGAAAAATTAA
- the hisF gene encoding imidazole glycerol phosphate synthase subunit HisF yields MLCKRIIPCLDVKDGIVVKGTNFINLREAGSAVELAQRYYNEGADELVFLDITATLERRKTLVELVEEVSKVIRIPFTVGGGISKIEDIEKLLNAGADKVSLNSSIVKNPNLISEASRNFGSQAIVAAIDSRTIEEIHKVYIKGGTEETQLETITWCKKVENLGAGEILLTSMNRDGTKSGYDIDILQYLSNELTIPIIASGGAGTKEHFLEAFEKANVDACLAASLFHYKELEITDLKNYLHQNNINVRI; encoded by the coding sequence TTGCTGTGTAAAAGAATTATCCCATGTTTAGATGTAAAAGATGGAATTGTTGTAAAGGGAACAAACTTTATTAATCTTCGTGAAGCCGGCTCTGCAGTTGAGCTTGCGCAGCGTTATTATAATGAAGGCGCAGATGAATTAGTATTTTTAGATATTACTGCAACTTTAGAAAGAAGAAAAACTTTAGTTGAACTTGTTGAAGAAGTTTCTAAAGTTATTAGAATACCTTTTACAGTTGGCGGTGGTATATCTAAAATAGAAGATATTGAAAAATTACTAAATGCTGGTGCCGATAAAGTTTCTTTAAATTCATCAATTGTAAAAAATCCAAATTTAATTTCTGAAGCATCTAGAAATTTCGGAAGCCAAGCAATTGTTGCGGCAATTGATTCAAGAACAATTGAAGAAATACACAAAGTTTATATCAAAGGCGGAACAGAAGAAACACAATTGGAAACAATTACTTGGTGCAAAAAAGTTGAAAATCTTGGTGCTGGTGAAATTCTTTTAACTTCCATGAATAGAGATGGAACAAAATCCGGTTACGATATTGATATACTCCAATATTTATCTAATGAATTGACAATTCCAATAATTGCATCCGGCGGAGCGGGAACCAAAGAACATTTTCTTGAAGCATTTGAAAAAGCAAATGTAGATGCATGTTTAGCGGCAAGTTTATTTCATTATAAAGAATTGGAAATAACAGATTTAAAAAATTATTTACATCAAAATAATATAAATGTAAGAATATGA
- the hisB gene encoding imidazoleglycerol-phosphate dehydratase HisB, translating to MIQRKAEAIRETKETKINISVNIDGTGESKINTGIGFFDHMLEQIAKHGNIDLDIHVDGDLHVDEHHTVEDVGITLGEVLLKALGDKKGIQRYGYYVPMDESIALCVIDLGGRFYLKFKAKFERELVGEFPTELAEEFFRGLASGLKSNIYIKVKGKNDHHKIEAIFKSFAKALNEACRLDERNNGRIPSTKGII from the coding sequence ATGATTCAGAGAAAAGCAGAAGCAATTCGTGAAACAAAAGAAACAAAAATAAATATCTCTGTAAATATTGATGGAACTGGTGAATCAAAAATAAATACCGGAATTGGATTCTTTGATCACATGCTTGAACAAATTGCAAAGCATGGAAATATTGATTTGGATATTCATGTCGATGGAGATTTACATGTTGACGAACACCATACGGTTGAAGATGTTGGAATAACTTTAGGTGAAGTTTTACTAAAAGCACTTGGAGATAAAAAAGGAATTCAACGTTATGGGTATTATGTACCGATGGATGAATCAATTGCACTTTGCGTAATAGATTTAGGTGGCCGTTTCTATCTTAAATTTAAAGCGAAATTTGAAAGAGAATTAGTCGGAGAATTTCCTACAGAATTAGCAGAAGAATTTTTTAGAGGTTTGGCAAGCGGATTAAAATCAAATATTTACATAAAAGTAAAAGGTAAAAATGATCATCATAAAATTGAAGCAATATTTAAGTCTTTTGCGAAAGCGTTAAATGAAGCTTGCAGATTAGACGAACGTAATAATGGAAGAATTCCATCAACAAAAGGAATTATATGA
- a CDS encoding carbohydrate binding family 9 domain-containing protein, with amino-acid sequence MKIFNHAYIIIIFEILIFAKMQAQPIPESAKPELNIFKIDKNFEINGKLDNPVWLQADPIEINYEFNPGDNAQAKERTIVKALYDEEFLYFGFKCYDSNPEEIRANLSERDKIFSDDYVILLIDTYGDAQKGYEIAVNPLGIQGDLLATFNNEDINFNMIYYTAAEKNDSGWTAEMAIPFSSLAFDETKDPIWGFNVVRTIPRESRTQNSWVPINKNIPGFLSQSGVIRGLKNLSTNSYVELLPYLIGQNNGSIVDYDNPNSNFKYNSIEGRIGGGIKYSPNSNLAIEAVLNPDFSQIEADADQISVNTTFALNYEEKRPFFLTGNELLPQPIYYSRSINNPLAATRATGKSGAFSYLYLGAYDRNTVFVVPGEEESNTASTNKKSFANIGRIRYDFGDEDYIGAKILTRNMTESHNYVGGIDWNFKFWNNWIFEGQAYLSQTKELNDSTFIEAERNFGNSQYTAKLNGEKYSGNVIHFFLSRSEKLYYFNFESNHINPTFQTYNGLLNVSSFREQKMYHSYKIYPDSSFFDRIDISLNSNLQHNYDGIIKQVRITPSINLNMKGQTYFYIQYHVIKDEKFNGKNFKNTNDVYFELNTKPLKEISFGIYGTFGKYIYRSDEPTIGVGHNLGGYLTIKPTSNLNINLSYDRARLSDRNSDELFYDGNIYRAVAIYQFSTEAFFRTIFQYNSFNKSFKFYPLFSYQIGAFTTFYAGATSNYKNYKQEYGIINTDQQYFIKLQYLVSL; translated from the coding sequence ATGAAAATATTCAATCACGCTTACATTATAATAATTTTTGAAATTTTAATTTTTGCTAAAATGCAAGCTCAACCAATTCCAGAAAGTGCAAAACCGGAATTAAATATTTTTAAAATTGATAAAAATTTTGAAATTAATGGAAAACTAGATAACCCGGTTTGGCTTCAAGCAGATCCAATAGAAATAAATTATGAATTTAACCCGGGTGATAATGCTCAAGCAAAAGAAAGAACAATTGTGAAAGCACTTTATGATGAAGAATTTTTATACTTTGGTTTTAAATGTTATGATTCAAATCCGGAAGAAATAAGAGCAAATTTATCGGAACGAGATAAAATATTTTCTGATGATTATGTAATTTTATTAATTGATACATATGGAGATGCGCAAAAAGGTTATGAAATTGCAGTAAATCCTTTGGGAATTCAAGGTGATCTTCTCGCAACTTTTAATAACGAAGATATAAATTTTAATATGATTTACTACACGGCTGCAGAAAAAAATGATTCGGGCTGGACGGCAGAAATGGCAATTCCATTTAGCAGTCTTGCGTTTGATGAAACCAAAGATCCTATTTGGGGTTTCAATGTAGTTAGAACAATTCCAAGAGAAAGCAGAACCCAAAATTCATGGGTACCAATTAATAAAAACATTCCCGGATTTCTATCACAATCCGGTGTTATAAGAGGATTGAAAAATCTATCAACAAATTCTTATGTTGAGTTACTGCCTTATCTAATTGGACAAAATAACGGAAGCATTGTTGATTATGATAATCCAAATTCTAATTTTAAATATAATTCAATTGAAGGAAGAATTGGCGGAGGAATTAAATATTCACCAAATTCAAACTTAGCAATTGAAGCAGTTTTAAATCCCGATTTTAGTCAAATTGAAGCTGATGCTGATCAAATAAGCGTGAACACAACTTTTGCTCTAAATTATGAAGAGAAAAGACCTTTCTTTTTAACTGGAAATGAATTGCTTCCACAACCGATTTATTATTCCAGATCAATCAATAATCCATTAGCGGCAACAAGAGCAACGGGAAAAAGTGGAGCGTTTTCATATTTATATCTTGGTGCATATGATAGAAATACTGTTTTTGTTGTTCCGGGAGAAGAAGAAAGTAATACTGCATCAACTAATAAAAAATCCTTTGCAAATATTGGAAGAATAAGATATGATTTTGGTGATGAAGATTATATTGGTGCAAAAATTCTTACTAGAAATATGACTGAAAGTCATAATTATGTTGGAGGAATTGATTGGAATTTTAAATTTTGGAATAATTGGATTTTTGAAGGTCAAGCGTATTTATCTCAAACGAAAGAACTTAATGATTCTACTTTTATTGAAGCTGAACGAAATTTTGGAAATTCTCAATACACAGCTAAATTAAATGGAGAAAAATATTCCGGAAATGTAATTCACTTTTTTCTTTCACGTTCAGAAAAATTGTATTATTTCAATTTCGAATCAAATCATATAAATCCAACTTTTCAAACTTACAATGGTTTGCTTAATGTTAGCTCATTCAGAGAGCAAAAAATGTATCACTCATATAAAATTTATCCCGATAGTTCATTCTTTGATCGAATTGATATAAGTCTAAATTCAAATTTACAGCATAATTATGATGGAATAATTAAACAAGTTAGAATTACTCCTTCGATCAATTTAAATATGAAAGGGCAAACATATTTTTACATTCAGTATCATGTAATTAAAGATGAAAAATTTAACGGGAAGAATTTTAAAAATACTAACGATGTGTATTTTGAGTTGAATACAAAACCATTAAAAGAAATTTCTTTTGGAATTTACGGAACATTTGGAAAATATATTTACAGATCGGATGAACCCACAATTGGAGTTGGGCATAATCTTGGCGGATATTTAACAATAAAACCAACATCAAATTTAAATATTAATTTAAGTTACGATCGTGCAAGACTTTCTGATAGAAATTCCGATGAACTTTTTTATGATGGAAATATTTATAGAGCAGTTGCAATTTATCAATTTTCAACAGAAGCCTTTTTCAGAACAATTTTTCAATATAATTCATTCAATAAATCGTTTAAATTTTATCCATTGTTCAGTTACCAAATCGGAGCATTTACAACTTTTTATGCCGGTGCAACAAGCAATTATAAAAACTACAAACAAGAATATGGAATTATAAATACCGATCAGCAATATTTTATAAAATTGCAATATTTGGTTAGTTTATAA
- the hisH gene encoding imidazole glycerol phosphate synthase subunit HisH — protein MIALIDYGAGNLKSVANALDDLNAEYIITDNSEEINSAEKIIFPGVGEANSAMYKLNEKNIVDTIKSTEKSLLGICLGMQLLATFSEERNTKCLDVIKVVVKQFDSSKVKVPHMGWNKVEYKNQNKLFTKVESGETFYFANSYYVPITEYTIASTNYDIIFSSAINKNNFYGVQFHPEKSGKIGLQLLKNFIELC, from the coding sequence ATGATTGCATTAATTGATTACGGTGCAGGAAATTTAAAGTCAGTTGCAAATGCTTTGGATGATCTCAATGCAGAATATATAATTACAGATAATAGTGAAGAAATAAATTCAGCTGAAAAAATTATTTTCCCTGGAGTTGGTGAAGCTAACTCAGCAATGTATAAATTAAATGAAAAAAATATTGTTGATACTATTAAATCAACAGAAAAATCACTTTTAGGAATTTGCTTGGGAATGCAATTGTTAGCTACTTTTTCAGAGGAAAGAAATACAAAATGTTTAGATGTTATAAAAGTTGTAGTAAAACAATTTGATTCATCAAAAGTTAAAGTTCCTCATATGGGATGGAATAAAGTAGAATATAAAAATCAAAATAAACTTTTTACGAAAGTTGAAAGTGGTGAAACATTTTATTTTGCTAACTCATATTACGTTCCAATTACAGAATATACAATTGCCTCAACTAATTATGATATTATTTTTAGTTCAGCAATTAATAAAAACAATTTTTACGGAGTTCAATTTCATCCCGAAAAATCGGGGAAAATTGGACTACAATTATTAAAAAACTTTATTGAGTTATGTTAA
- the hisC gene encoding histidinol-phosphate transaminase: MIEKLVRKNILNLKPYTSARDSFLEGILLDANENSLGSVIKDEHNLQLNRYPDPAQNKLREKLSEYLNVSKKNLFFGVGSDEIIDLLIRIFCEPKKDSVLIPEPTYGMYKVACDVNEVETITIPLDKKFQVDVKTTIAAVQKNTKMIFLCSPNNPTANLLSKKSVNQILKNFNGIVVIDEAYIDFNENQSFIDEFKKNRNLVIIRTFSKAWGLAGIRCGYSVADGFITNLLFKIKAPYNLNKLTANAILDALSNVKKKNSFVKKLNSEKENLVIELKKIKQVQKVYQSDANFILFKIKNATDVYNKLAAKGVIIRNRSNQLNLENCLRISIGTQKENKIFLAKLKEIL; this comes from the coding sequence ATGATTGAAAAATTGGTTAGAAAAAATATTTTAAATTTAAAACCTTATACTTCTGCGAGAGATTCTTTTCTTGAAGGAATTTTACTTGATGCAAATGAAAACAGTTTAGGAAGTGTAATTAAAGACGAACACAATCTTCAATTGAATAGATATCCCGATCCGGCGCAAAATAAATTACGGGAAAAACTTTCTGAATATCTTAATGTTTCTAAAAAGAATTTATTTTTCGGTGTTGGATCAGATGAAATTATAGATTTGCTGATAAGAATATTTTGCGAACCTAAAAAGGATTCGGTTTTAATTCCGGAGCCGACTTACGGAATGTATAAAGTAGCATGTGATGTTAATGAGGTCGAAACAATAACTATTCCGCTTGATAAAAAATTTCAAGTTGATGTAAAAACAACTATTGCCGCTGTTCAAAAAAATACAAAAATGATTTTTCTGTGCTCACCAAATAATCCAACTGCAAATTTATTGAGCAAAAAAAGTGTAAATCAAATATTAAAAAATTTCAATGGAATTGTTGTAATTGATGAAGCCTACATTGACTTTAATGAAAATCAATCATTCATAGACGAGTTTAAAAAAAATAGAAATTTAGTAATTATAAGAACATTTTCAAAAGCATGGGGTTTGGCTGGAATACGTTGTGGATATTCAGTTGCTGATGGATTTATTACAAACTTATTATTTAAAATTAAAGCGCCATATAATCTGAATAAATTAACCGCAAATGCAATTTTGGATGCTTTATCAAACGTAAAAAAGAAAAATAGTTTTGTAAAAAAGTTAAATTCAGAAAAAGAAAATTTAGTTATTGAATTGAAGAAAATTAAACAAGTTCAAAAAGTTTATCAAAGTGATGCAAACTTTATATTATTCAAAATTAAAAACGCAACTGATGTTTATAATAAATTAGCTGCTAAAGGCGTAATAATTAGAAACAGAAGCAATCAACTTAACTTAGAAAATTGTTTGCGTATTTCAATTGGTACGCAAAAAGAAAACAAAATATTTTTAGCAAAACTAAAAGAAATATTATGA
- a CDS encoding bifunctional phosphoribosyl-AMP cyclohydrolase/phosphoribosyl-ATP diphosphatase HisIE, with product MINIENIDFSKLDGLVPAIIIDEITNQVLMLGFMNQEALTQTIEKQKVVFFSRTKNKLWLKGETSGNYLNVVSVNTDCDNDTLLIYAKPDGPTCHTGAYSCFAEVDKNNILFLNYLFELVKDRKIKLPENSYTTKLFKQGSNRIIQKVGEEAIETVIAAKNNDKEEIINEVSDLIFHLFVMLANQGIEFSEIISNLQKRHSDKK from the coding sequence ATGATAAACATTGAAAATATTGATTTTTCAAAACTTGACGGACTCGTTCCCGCAATTATAATTGATGAAATAACTAATCAAGTTTTAATGCTCGGATTTATGAACCAAGAAGCATTAACTCAAACTATTGAAAAACAAAAAGTTGTTTTTTTTAGTCGGACTAAAAATAAACTTTGGCTTAAAGGCGAAACTTCCGGAAATTATTTAAATGTGGTTTCGGTAAATACTGATTGCGATAATGACACATTACTCATTTATGCAAAACCGGATGGACCGACTTGTCATACTGGTGCCTATTCATGTTTTGCAGAAGTAGATAAAAATAACATTCTATTTTTAAACTACTTGTTTGAACTTGTCAAAGATCGAAAAATTAAATTGCCTGAAAATTCTTATACAACAAAATTATTTAAGCAAGGATCAAACCGAATAATTCAGAAGGTTGGAGAAGAAGCAATAGAAACAGTTATCGCAGCGAAGAATAATGATAAGGAAGAAATTATTAATGAAGTATCAGATTTAATATTTCATTTATTTGTAATGTTAGCTAATCAAGGAATTGAGTTTTCCGAAATAATTTCAAATCTGCAAAAACGCCATTCTGATAAAAAATAA
- a CDS encoding sigma-70 family RNA polymerase sigma factor: MQDDNQLISRAQKGDNIAFEQLVMKYDRIVLNIAYGYRNSKEDAQDIYQEVFLRVYKGLKNFQSRSQFSTWLYRITVNVCIEYKRKIKNYEMQSLNKYDEENDNNFSFESNLDSGERIDKYSIDNEQNNIIKSEIDKLPKQLKMAFTLKYYQGMKIKEISEIMNCSEGTIKGYLFTSSKKLREKLKPILEM, from the coding sequence ATGCAAGACGATAATCAGCTTATATCCAGAGCGCAAAAAGGTGATAACATTGCTTTTGAACAGCTTGTAATGAAATACGATCGCATCGTTTTAAATATTGCATACGGATATAGAAATAGTAAAGAAGATGCTCAAGATATTTATCAAGAGGTATTTTTAAGAGTTTATAAAGGTTTGAAAAATTTTCAATCGAGAAGTCAATTTTCAACTTGGCTTTATAGAATTACTGTTAACGTTTGCATTGAATATAAAAGAAAAATTAAAAATTATGAAATGCAATCTCTGAATAAATATGATGAAGAAAATGATAATAATTTTTCGTTTGAATCTAATTTGGATAGTGGTGAAAGAATTGACAAATACTCAATTGATAACGAGCAAAATAATATTATAAAATCTGAAATTGATAAATTACCAAAACAGCTTAAAATGGCTTTCACCTTAAAATATTATCAAGGAATGAAGATTAAAGAAATATCAGAAATTATGAATTGCAGCGAAGGAACTATAAAAGGTTACTTGTTTACATCATCAAAAAAATTAAGAGAAAAATTAAAACCAATTTTAGAAATGTAA